A single window of Micromonas commoda chromosome 6, complete sequence DNA harbors:
- a CDS encoding predicted protein, which produces MGIIGENLTEGTRKHHNPQWDNGGKPANPNADAIRRKHEERATGTVDWASRFAEDARFGGAKERFLAEQRGHSIMPAEPPDAASHEEVMADFAALAERARAIAAQAHEQVGDVDHAEERERLLAADAKWGAALARDGSKYYWNKDSGETRWGVPEELRGSGLRLVRGSPMAQPSLPPGWKELRDNDRGGRAYYWETSTGRRQWRRPEPVGAVTARVLAARINQPPPPPTAHPDDES; this is translated from the coding sequence atGGGTATCATCGGGGAGAACCTCACGGAGGGCACGCGCAAGCATCACAATCCACAGTGGGACAACGGCGGCAAACCCGCCAACCccaacgcggacgccatTCGACGCAAGCACGAGGAGCGAGCGACCGGCACGGTGGACTGGGCGTCGAGgttcgcggaggacgcccgcttcggcggcgccaaggaGCGGTtcctcgcggagcagcgGGGGCATTCGATCATGCCGGCCGAaccgccggacgccgcgtcgcacgagGAGGTCATGGCCgacttcgccgccttggccgaacgcgcccgggccatcgcggcgcaggcgcacgAGCAGGTTGGAGACGTGGaccacgccgaggagcgcgagaggctcctcgcggcggacgccaagtggggcgcggcgctcgcgagggacgggaGCAAGTACTACTGGAACAAGGACAGCGGCGAGACGCGGTGGGGGGTGCCGGAGGAGCTGCGCGGCTCCGGCCTGCGGTTGGTGCGGGGGAGCCCGATGGCGCAGCCGTCGCTGCCGCCGGGGTGGAAGGAGCTCAGGGACAACgatcggggcgggcgggcgtACTACTGGGAGAcgtcgacggggaggaggcaGTGGCGCCGGCCGGAGCCGGTCGGGGCGGTGACCGCGcgggtgctcgcggcgaggatcaaccagcccccgccgccgccgacggcgcacccggacgacgagtcGTGA
- a CDS encoding predicted protein, translating into MASGATAAAPRVEVSARSGPSRNKISRPPGHARTVPPWAFRAGVHRIESRATRARCSATLELDRYGRSCGVSAENARLAARFFLASETILARAVNPFQWRPRTRRRCLTPHAVMNPAAYPDNRWSTGSHATSGARPVTQRKTFDDRLNVFGVILTTLALTLTSALVTAWSLRAYSVAVFLGNACVHVNLLLLFETAVRSVAKPSVAYANRASDRHPRDAPAFLVLDTVALALITLHSLQVCGFVRFADPRVAAALVAAWPATIANWISRLAMETTAFDALSRAVAAKEVAAMRLATQVRRLGGARCLPPDANAFARFWRWCACMWDSAVLMAESGSGRTFRRAMLACSLADWALLLGAWTALGIQGAATHGTWVQPHAAVVPLAAFLCLDATRLGCQLMHSRLLRRLRTRRLGERPATGASSFVRTPAGMTTGLTRWVFFGNIACFVAVAALGCGGGGWRVPVPPGTTAISLLLLARFHRLMIEGAYLAATLLAKVVDRSGELPVFELPGADGVRKGGAYASSISPRYLAPQRNELRGKIPRREAKGPLGVVRAGLLTKIESTGRTLDEFLTGFGRARVDQFGAPGAIAEAATTDPNAGLSLGEFTEAISTGLRGHLAGKGAEDAAKTLFDEMTSGTGGKDGRSVGLNEIKEWLKDQPPLDAANPGSVNSGSFGSVDEGERDSEERDRWRASVQRVLLQFVESRDRVTSAVTKTFEDIQGHVLPMMPAPHPPKKSGLRLLSLEGGGIKGLTLIWQLRALERAAGKPIHELFDLIGGVSTGGIIALAIARGTPLDDLERMYWDIARLVFGKQSAVRQLIKGHAGENDEIRRLLVEGLGDLPMITDDPAQRVKCFVVSTQQTDRLEVRLIRTYRNPNKGRDQNENWAQWEAGMATSSAPTVFPPFIRTDERTGDKSTFIDGALSGYNNPSSLVLNEGLDIAEPGQRIDVLLSLGCGEAKGAMGDNPFWIVGQVINLAFDTELQEAHVASMIARFSPQTSHVRLNPPTAHYSLTEHRVDVLTRMEDDTRRYLAATQPVFDKLAARLAPPPGVDEARDEKGAASASNNMVAAMGNLAAMGFSPRLPSGSDLSRVPAAAASYVDEGMASMRSWIDESFQPGKAR; encoded by the exons ATGGCGTCGGGCGctaccgcggcggcgccgcgcgtcgaggtgtccgcgcgctcgggtccTAGTAGAAACAAGATTTCTCGACCGCCAGGTCACGCCCGAACCGTTCCGCCGTGGGCATTCCGCGCGGGTGTCCACCGTATCGAGTCGCGAGctacgcgcgcgcgatgctcagccacgctcgagctcgaccgaTACGGCCGATCGTGCGGGGTGTCGGCGGAGAAtgcgcgtctcgccgcgcgtttTTTCCTCGCGTCGGAGACGATATTGGCACGTGCTGTAAACCCGTTCCAATGgaggccgcggacgcgtcggcggtgctTGACGCCTCACGCGGTGATGAACCCCGCGGCCTATCCGGACAACAGATGGTCGACCGGGTCTCACGCGACGTCGGGAGCCCGTCCGGTGACCCAAAG GAAAACATTCGACGACAGGCTCAACGTGTTCGGCGTCATACTCACG ACGCTGGCGCTGACCCTcacgtccgcgctcgtcacggCGTGGTCCCTGCGCGCCtactccgtcgccgtcttccTCGGCAACGCGTGCGTGCACGTCaacctgctgctgctgttTGAGACGGCGGTGCGGTCGGTGGCCAAGCCGTCGGTGGCGTACGCCAACAGAGCGTCGGATCGACACCcgagggacgcgcccgcgtttTTGGTGCTCGACACcgtggcgctggcgctcaTCACGTTGCACAGCCTGCAGGTGTGCGGGTTCGTGCGTTTTGCGGACCcccgggtcgcggcggcgttggtcGCGGCGTGGCCGGCGACGATTGCGAATTGGATATCGCGGCTGGCGATGGAGACGACTGCGTTTGACGCCctgtcgcgcgcggtggccgccaAGGAGGTGGCCGCGATGCGACTCGCGACGCAGGTGAGGCGGCTCGGCGGTGCCAGGTGCCTTCCCCCGGACGCcaacgcgttcgcgcggttTTGGCGTTGGTGCGCGTGCATGTGGGACAGCGCCGTGCTGATGGCGGAGAGCGGCAGCGGTCGGACTTTTCGAAGGGCTATGCTGGCGTGTTCGCTCGCGGACTGGGCGCTGTTACTGGGCGCGTGGACCGCGCTGGGGATCCAGGGCGCCGCCACCCACGGCACCTGGGTCCAGCcccacgccgcggtggtcccGCTGGCCGCATTTCTATGCCTCGACGCCACGAGGCTCGGGTGCCAGCTGATGCATTCTCGGCTGCTGCGAAGGCTGAGAACTCGACGACTGGGCGAACGGCCGGCTACCggagcgtcgtcgttcgttcGGACCCCGGCGGGGATGACCACCGGATTGACACGCTGGGTGTTCTTCGGCAACATCGCGTGtttcgtcgcggtcgccgcgctcggttgcggcggcggcggctggcgcgTGCCGGTTCCACCGGGAACCACCGCGATTtctcttctcctcctcgccagGTTTCACCGGCTGATGATCGAGGGAgcgtacctcgccgcgacgttacTCGCGAAGGTTGTCGATCGCTCGGGCGAGCTCCCGGTGTTTGAGCTCCcaggcgccgacggcgtacGCAAGGGGGGTGCGTACGCGTCGTCCATATCTCCGAGGTATCTCGCGCCTCAGCGGAACGAGCTTCGGGGCAAGATACCTCGACGGGAAGCGAAAGGTCCGTTGGGCGTCGTTCGAGCCGGTTTGCTGACAAAGATCGAGTCCACCGGCCGCACGTTGGACGAGTTTCTGACTGGAtttggacgcgcgcgcgtagACCagttcggcgcgcccggggccatcgcggaggcggcgacgaccgatCCCAACGCGGGTCTCTCGCTGGGCGAGTTCACCGAGGCCATCTCCACCGGCCTGCGAGGTCACCTCGCGGGTAAAGgagccgaggacgcggctAAGACGCTCTTCGACGAGATGACCTCGGGAACGGGGGGAAAAGACGGACGGTCCGTCGGCCTGAACGAGATCAAGGAATGGCTCAAGGATCAGCCCCCGTTGGACGCGGCTAACCCGGGCTCCGTTAACTCGGGTTCGTTTGGATccgtggacgagggcgaacgcgactcggaggagcgcgacagGTGGCGCGCTTCCGTGCAGAGGGTCCTGCTTCAGTTCGTCGAGAGCAGGGATCgcgtgacgagcgcggtgaccaaGACGTTCGAGGACATCCAGGGCCACGTGCTCCCGATGATGCcggcgccgcacccgccAAAAAAAAGCGGGCTCCGACTCCTCTccctcgagggcggcgggatAAAGGGCCTGACGCTGATCTGGCAGCTGCGAGCGctggaacgcgcggcgggcaagCCCATCCACGAGCTGTTCGATctcatcggcggcgtctcTACCGGCGGGAtaatcgcgctcgcgatcgcgcggggcaCGCCTCTCGACGATCTCGAGCGGATGTACTGGGACATAGCGCGGCTGGTCTTCGGTAAGCAGAGCGCCGTGCGACAGCTGATCAAGGGCCACGCGGGCGAGAACGACGAGATCCGGCGGTTACTCGTCGAGGGCCTCGGCGACTTACCCATGATCACCGACGACCCGGCGCAGCGGGTGAAGTGCTTCGTGGTGTCCACGCAGCAGACGGACAGGCTGGAGGTGCGTTTGATCCGAACGTACAGGAACCCGAACAAGGGAAGGGACCAGAACGAGAACTGGGCGCAGTGGGAGGCCGGAATGgccacctcgtccgcgcccaccgtCTTTCCACCGTTCATCCGGACCGACGAACGCACCGGCGACAAGTCCACCttcatcgacggcgccctcaGCGGCTACAACAACCCGTCGTCGCTGGTGCTGAACGAGGGTCTGGACATCGCCGAACCCGGTCAGCGCATCGACGTCTTGCTGTCGCTCGGATGCGGCGAGGCCAAGGGCGCGATGGGAGACAACCCCTTCTGGATCGTCGGTCAGGTGATCAACCTCGCGTTCGACACCGAGCTGCAGgaggcgcacgtcgcgtccatGATCGCGCGATTCTCGCCGCAGACCTCCCACGTCCGCCTCAAtccgcccaccgcgcacTACTCCCTCACCGAACACAGGGTCGACGTGCTGACGCGCATGGAGGACGACACGCGCcggtacctcgccgcgacgcagccCGTCTTCGATAAGCTCGCGGCCAggctcgcgcccccgccgggtgTCGATGAGGCGCGGGACGAAAagggggcggcgagcgcgtccaacAACAtggtcgcggcgatgggaaacctcgccgcgatgggttTTTCGCCGAGGCTCCCGAGCGGCTCGGACCTGTCCAGggttcccgcggcggcggcgagctaCGTGGACGAGGGCATGGCGTCCATGCGGTCGTGGATCGACGAGAGCTTCCAGCCCGGGAAGGCGCGGtga
- a CDS encoding predicted protein — MSALTRLFASAAARLGGAGRLRPCARPFDARWRRSFSATDGGDGEDDDADATKGAHPGEGEDQAEDASVEASHEGAGGAGDDDGDGATREEVAFRTEDVKGTAEDGEEIELVAVVPDDPNSYDEQEKKGWLYDLTEQGHTLRWNPNIRNAHLSDRAKTQMYVMHRKDPKTWDVPALAERYRIRQQRVMAILALKQIQHDTVKAGKSTYPHLEAAFEQIHGSEHVGSGERHVRVVPTLPNFAVVPAGTPEHELREILPKYLTDDERAANEEKELVRQFRANLEYNTGAAAPGLNRKGRHKHPTGRPKGGYGLLVTPLVNDNGKKAHARAKREGRSLKPPKPYVAYADGTKRDLNEDEEVMMRRRKVMPFRRLQ, encoded by the coding sequence atgagcgcgttgaCCCGGCtgttcgcgagcgcggctgccaggctgggcggcgccgggcgcctgCGCCCTTGCGCCCGgccgttcgacgcgcgatggcgcAGGTCGTTCTCCGcgaccgacggcggcgacggcgaggacgatgacgccgaCGCAACGAAGGGCGCCCACCCGGGCGAGGGGGAGGAtcaggcggaggacgcgtccgTGGAGGCGTCCCACGagggcgccggtggcgcgggcgacgacgatggcgacggagcgacgcgcgaggaggtcgcctTCAGGACCGAGGACGTCAagggcaccgcggaggacggcgaggagatagaactcgtcgccgtcgtacCCGACGATCCGAACTCGTACGACGAACAGGAGAAGAAGGGATGGCTCTACGACCTCACCGAGCAGGGGCACACGCTCCGATGGAACCCTAACATTCGCAACGCGCACCTCAGCGATCGCGCCAAGACGCAGATGTACGTCATGCACCGGAAAGATCCCAAGACCTGGGACGtgcccgcgctggcggagcgGTACAGGATCCGGCAGCAGCGGGTGATGGCCATACTGGCGCTGAAGCAGATTCAGCACGACACGGTCAAGGCGGGGAAGTCCACGTATCCCCacctcgaggcggcgtttGAGCAGATCCACGGCTCGGAGCACGTCGGGTCGGGGGAGCGGCACGTGCGCGTGGTGCCGACGCTGCCCAACTTTGCGGTCGTACCCGCGGGCACCCCCGAgcacgagctgcgcgagatCCTCCCCAAGTACctgaccgacgacgagcgcgcggcgaacgaggagaaggagctggTGAGGCAGTTCAGGGCTAACCTTGAGTACaacacgggcgcggcggcgccagggCTGAACCGCAAGGGGCGGCACAAGCACCCCACCGGGCGGCCGAAGGGGGGATACGGCCTGCTCGTGACGCCCCTCGTCAACGATAACGGCAAAAAGGCACACGCCCGGGCGAAGAGGGAGGGGCGAAGCTTAAAGCCGCCCAAGCCGTACGTCGCCTACGCCGACGGGACCAAGCGGGACCTcaacgaggacgaggaggtgatGATGCGGCGACGAAAGGTGATGCCCTTCAGGCGGCTGCAGTga
- a CDS encoding predicted protein, with protein MASYKIELKTSNRDCKCRGSCKGNIVDVRPPSFRVVAFPRAFQNTDERVPLIPGPRPSRRNLRSLRGSLQHVLEAPRLHDRESGARSQPLLPAPSLSFHKPLVARAFVTRSFHFFQRSNIAETYPDLADMPGFEEPGIREAWLCAAAHGNMAQVKAAFDAQHFDLDGFVPQSLEEVAAAAPKAKKVPAEKAKKPAAKKAAKASADDKSEPKKRGRPKKIVTESKPLPKKAKAAKPKKAMGSLGSDPYGVVRKPAPPISDGGRRSGRNGTPGPAADDIDTDAYFVSPSSLPA; from the coding sequence CCTACAAGATCGAGCTCAAGACCTCCAACCGCGACTGCAAGTGCAGAGGATCCTGCAAAGGAAACATCGTTGACGTGCGTCCGCCCTCCTTCCGCGTCGTTGCTTTCCCCCGAGCTTTTCAAAATACTGACGAACGCGTCCCTCTCATCCCAGGGCCACGTCCGAGTCGCCGCAATCTCCGATCCCTCCGAGGGTCACTCCAACACGTACTGGAGGCACCTCGCCTGCATGACCGAGAAAGTGGTGCGCGCTCCCAACCTCTCCTCCCCGCTCCGTCTCTTTCTTTCCACAAACCACTCGTGGCACGCGCCTTCGTGACACGCTCCTTCCACTTCTTTCAGAGGTCCAACATCGCCGAGACGTaccccgacctcgccgacaTGCCCGGCTTCGAGGAGCCCGGCATCCGCGAGGCCTGGCTctgtgccgccgcccacggcaACATGGCTCAGGTCAAGGCCGCGTTCGATGCCCAGCActtcgacctcgacggctTCGTGCCGCAGTCCCTggaggaggtcgccgccgcggcgccgaaggccaagaaggtccccgccgagaaggccaagaagcccgccgccaagaaggcaGCCAAGGCTTCCGCCGACGACAAGTCCGAGCCCAAGAAGCGCGGTCGCCCCAAGAAGATCGTCACCGAGTCCAAGCCGCTCCCCAaaaaggccaaggcggccaagCCCAAGAAGGCCATGGGCTCCCTCGGCTCGGACCCCTACGGCGTGGTCAGGAAGCCGGCTCCTCCCATCTCCGACGGCGGGAGGAGGTCCGGCCGCAACGGCACTCCCGGCccggccgccgacgacatcgacaCCGACGCCTACTTCGTCTCCCCTTCGTCGCTCCCGGCGTAG